A genomic region of Amphiura filiformis chromosome 6, Afil_fr2py, whole genome shotgun sequence contains the following coding sequences:
- the LOC140155111 gene encoding large ribosomal subunit protein uL15-like, which produces MAISDKKRKKTRKLRGHVSHGHGRIGKHRKHPGGRGNAGGQHHHRINFDKYHPGYFGKVGMRHFHLTRQKYFCPAINLDKIWSLVTEQTRENYAKNTEKAPVIDVVRAGYYKVLGKGILPKQPVIVKAKFFSKAAEDKIKKVGGCCVLVA; this is translated from the exons ATGGCC ATCTCTGATAAGAAACGCAAGAAGACCCGCAAGCTGCGTGGTCATGTGAGCCATGGTCATGGTCGTATTGGGAAACATCGCAAGCATCCTGGTGGTCGTGGTAATGCCGGTGGTCAGCATCATCACAGAATCAACTTTGACAAATA cCATCCTGGTTACTTTGGTAAAGTAGGTATGAGACACTTCCACTTGACCAGACAGAAGTACTTTTGTCCAGCCATCAATTTAGACAAGATATGGtctttagtaacagaacagacgAGGGAAAACTATGCTAAGAACACTGAAAAGGCACCTGTTATAGATGTTGTTAGAGCT GGCTACTACAAAGTATTAGGAAAGGGCATTCTCCCTAAGCAACCTGTCATCGTCAAGGCTAAGTTCTTCAGCAAGGCAGCAGAAGATAAGATCAAGAAAGTCGGCGGCTGCTGTGTTTTAGTAGCATAG